In Scylla paramamosain isolate STU-SP2022 chromosome 8, ASM3559412v1, whole genome shotgun sequence, the sequence taaaataaaggttgAAAATGCACTTGAAAGCATCcagggataaagagagaaatgctGCCAAACACCTGCTGGTATTAAGTAAGACTCAGCACGCACAAAGCACACAGATATACTTCCTCTGGGGTGCCTGGGACAGCTGGTGGGgggttggggggaaggaggagaggggtagGAGCAGCAGGGTGGTGGAGCAAGTGTACCACCCAGCAGTGCCCTCTACCACATGCTGTACTCCACGTCGTCACTGTCGGCAATCATGAAGAAGCCCCATATGGTGAGGAAGGTGACCACGTTGCCCGCCAGCACCAGGCCACACGCGCCCCAGCTGATctgtgtggaggagaggagccagtggtggtgatgttggtgatggtggtgttgtcaTTAGTATTACTGTGAATGTGTATGTgccaagggagagaggaagcagtgttgttgttgttgttgttgttgtcatgagTATTGTTGTGAGTGTGAATGTTAGGGAATGTGTGTAGGTATTTTGTTTCAGTTGTCTTCCTTTactgtgaatgaaaaaaatttaaaaaataaataaataaataaaataaataaaataaaaaatcaaaatcaaaatcaaattaaataaatgacatgaataaataaataaataaaaaaataaataaacaaataaataaataaataaaggctcaCAATGCCAGCAGGAGAGTCAAGAGGGCCGGCCAATTTATTTTCTGAGTTGTCTTGATGATCCTCTTTTGTGAAGCTGTCCAAATTGTGAGGAAAAACTGAATCAGAAAGCGAGTCCAGAATTTaccaaagaaaagatgaaaatgaaagagttGAGGACACTGTTTAATTCTTGCTTCAGTAAGGTGGAGGGGACAGGGTGAGAGTGAGAAGAGTCTTGTGTAGTGAggctgtggaaggaggggaaggcatgcagttaccaagttCAGAGGAGaaattagcatgaaaacaggaatagaagatagcaagaactGTAACactgtggcagagagagaggctgaagacagtcaatcaTAAGCAAGGGGTTAATAAGTAAGAATTAGGAAGTTTAGATtcttagagatgcaacactagAGATAAGTAAAAGATTCAAGACAACCTGCTACAGAAAATGAAATGATGAGATCTGAAGCCTTCTGCTCAATCCCAGGCAAGTGTTCCCACCAAGACACTGAGCAGCAGCCACCCCAACATTCCTGACACTCACCACTGGGGCAGACCATGGAGAGCGAGCCAGCACAATGGGCAGACCAAAGGCAGACACAACAATCACGGCTGTCATGAAGTACGCCAACTCCTTGCACGGGTTGCTGCTGCCTGTGTCATCCGATACCCGGCGGGCGATGATGCTTGGTATGGGTGCCAACACATAGAACACCACCACAAAGAACGGCCACCAGTTGCTGCAAGCATGACATAaatggtgtgggtgtgtgctcAATATAAATGGCATAATTTTATTTGCCACTCATGGTATCCttgatctttctctctttgcacTACAGTCTCCGTATCTTTATATTAAATTACATAATATTATCACAATGCCAATCAATATAGAAATTTGTGTTGGGTACAAAATTAACTGCTGCAGAATAGAAGGGAATTTCATTTAAAGAATTCAAAGTCTTCCTATGTGTAGAAAACTTTAAATTACCATACATCTAAACATATTCTAATATAATCTGAACCCTTTGACTGCGTGACACATTACAACTACTTATTGAATTTGCATAATGCTATGTGGGTTTTCTATGCAATAATAAAGCAATATAAACTGTCTTCATTAGTCCACCATTCATTTTGCAAACAGTGGCATCTTTCAATATTATACTGTAAACATGCACCAGACTTGAACATTGAAGAGAAATCATGTCAGGAAGTCAAGAATCATCAAAGGCACACTGTTATCTTGCTGCACACTCCcccacaccacccaccaccccccGTCTCCTgctactaccacaccaccacactgttATCTTGCTGCACACTCCcccacaccacccaccaccccctGTCTCCTGCTACCACCACGCTACGAGACTGACCAGAACAGGCACTCACTTGTACTGCGGCAAGGCACAcgccaggaagaggaaggtgaggccAATGGTGGTGGCGAAGGCAAGGGTCACCAGTGCTGTGGAGAGACACGGAACACACCTTGAGCATCACACACTGTGCAAACTGTCATCACCCACTCCCACTACATGGACACAGGAAGTCAATGATTATTTCTCACTTTCATTAATctccacaaaaagaaaaaaaggctatGAAAATCTTAATTCCTGGCTACTATGTGAGCTTTCAATAAGTTTGTGGGATCCAATATTACTTGtataaatgagagaagagataaaataatCTACTTGTCACTATGAAGGTTGTGATAAAGATAGCACAACATTCAACCTTTGTTAGCACCTCCACTCATGTCACTCCACAGAGGCGAGCAGTGACTCATTCCACACCGCCAAGCACCACGCAGACTCCCGCAGGCACGGTGCACCGCCACAAACCAAACTTATACAATAAAAGGTCTACTCAAAAGTTACAagtgaataaaacaataaaaaccaaACTTTTACAACATAAGGCCTATGGCAAAACtgaaagtaaaacaaacaaaaggcaAACTACGACAAAAACCAAACTTTTACAACACAAAGTCTACAGCAAAGTTAttattaaaacaaaaaagtaaattacaataaaaaaccAAACTTACACAACACAATGTCTACAccaatattaaaaacaaaaacataggGCAAATTACAACAAACCCAAACTTTGCAGTGTTTCAATACATTGGTGGTCCTCTAACACAAGTGAGATGTTCCTCTGCTGTGTATCATTATTTTccatgtgcttttttttttttttcttttacatttcattcactacattttatattttaatttggAGAACATTACAATGCAAATAAAATGCTTCACAAAACACACATCACCAACCATCAAGCACTGCCATGTACAGGTGAACCTCATCAACTCACGCCTCAATGATTTAGAGGCTCACATGGATAAAGCAACTCATTCAAATTCTATCATTCATCTGTATAGGTGTACAAAGACGAAACAGCAAGATTAGCAGTTCTTGAAAATTATAACTGTATGGAGCACCTGTGTGTCGGACGTCAAATACTGCACATTAACCTTCTGTCATCAGCACTGATTCACCAAGTGACAAATCTCCCTCATGACAGGTGCGTCCCGTCTGACTAGCAGGGACACTTTGGCCTGCTGGTTCATGTAAGGCAACAGAACTTCCAGCCTGGTGCTCCACATCACGGTTTCCACctgcccacctccaccaccaccaccagtcaacCCACACAGCACTCACAGTTATCCCTTTTTATACTTGAGTTATAAATTTCTTGGCAATTGCTatgttatgtttattttctttttttgtaagttttaaATTATACTCCAAAGGTAAACACAGTTCAGGAACCTCAAATTTTGCAGGCACACAAGTTACACCTGACATAAGTAACATTGTCCCTCTAGAAGAATGAACACCTGCCTGACTTGATAAAAAAGACACCACTCTTGTAATGCCACAATACCATCCAGGTGTCATGATTGTGTTTAGGCTGAAATCAAAGGGGCAAGCTAGCCGTTCATAACTCAAGGATCTCTACACACAGCTCTGCACACTCTGAGACAGGTGAGACTCTCATGAGGGCGAGGTATGAGTTTGctgtggccttttttttttttttttttttttcttatgattttGTTACTCTTGGCTGGTgctcctaaataaaaaaagaaataaataaaaaagaaataaaggtgcCAGCTGTCACTAAGAGCACCCCTGACACTATGCAAAACTGTGGGGACATTCCTAAACCAAACAGAACACTACCTAATCTGACTGTGCTGTAATaatcaaaatataaaacactacTGAATATTACAACAAAATTATCACCACCTTTTTACTTTCACTTTGTCCTCAATCGCCACACACTGCCACAATCTACAGGGCTCTCAATACACAGTGCTGCCGCCTCTCACCCACAACTGGCCGGCAGCTGTGTAATGCTTCACAGTCTGGGTCATCTGGGTGCTCTCACTT encodes:
- the LOC135102680 gene encoding leptin receptor gene-related protein-like isoform X1 encodes the protein MAGLKALVTLAFATTIGLTFLFLACALPQYNNWWPFFVVVFYVLAPIPSIIARRVSDDTGSSNPCKELAYFMTAVIVVSAFGLPIVLARSPWSAPVISWGACGLVLAGNVVTFLTIWGFFMIADSDDVEYSMW
- the LOC135102680 gene encoding leptin receptor gene-related protein-like isoform X2 gives rise to the protein MQMRALVTLAFATTIGLTFLFLACALPQYNNWWPFFVVVFYVLAPIPSIIARRVSDDTGSSNPCKELAYFMTAVIVVSAFGLPIVLARSPWSAPVISWGACGLVLAGNVVTFLTIWGFFMIADSDDVEYSMW